In Acidimicrobiia bacterium, the sequence GTGACCTCTTCGGTAGGACCCGAGAACGAGCCGTGGGTCGCGAAGCCGCGGGCCCAGCCGGCCAGGTGGCGTTCGTCGCGGGCGATCTTGCGGAGACGGTCCTCGTCGGACGCTGCCGTCACCACACGTTCCTTTGCTGCTCGAAGCTCCCGGAAGCCACGCTTGGTGGCTCGCAGCATCCGGCCTTCTGATGCAGGGTCGACCGACGCGGCTGCGGTGACCTGCGCCGCCTGCGCCAATGACACTTCCCCGGCGCGCAGCTTCTCGGCAGTTGTCGGGAGGTCGACCAGGCGATCGGCGGTGGTGAGCGTCTCGCGGGCGGCGTGCTCCGACGTACCGGTCACGTTGGCGAACCACTGCTCCGGCGACACCGCGTGTGATGCGTTGCGCCAGGCGCCGGTGTCGACCGCGCGCTTGGCATGCAGCATCGTAATCGTCTGGGCGATCTTGACGATGTCGGCACTGACCTGCGCACACGAGACCGCGTCCGCGCCTGCGTAGCAATCGGCATCAAGTGTCGCCGAGTACTCCTGCAGTCCGTCGCGGATGTCGACCAACGCGCTCATGACGTGCAGCATGGCAGGGGGGTGTGACAGTCAAGCCGCCTGTCAAGGAGAAATCTTGAGAAATCTCGAAAATCTCAAAGAAGATCTTCGACGTGAGCATTTGCGGCGCGAGCGTTCACTCTCGGCGTGGACACTCCGGAGCAAGTGCGCGCATCGTCAACGCGAACGCGCACCCTCCACGAGCTCCCTCACCGCGAGCAACATCGCGTCGCGCGCATCGGGAGCGTCCGCGACCACCGTGATGTGTCCCAACTTCCGCCCTGCACGCGGTTTCTTCTGGTAATCGTGGAGCACTGCGGCGCCGACGCGCGCAACCGCGGCAGCGTCGGACATCGTGCCGATGCAGTTGACCATCCCCGCGTACCCGCGCGCCTCTGTGGAGCCGAGGGGCATGCCGAGGATGGCGCGAAGGTGGTTCTCGAATTGGCTGGTGTCGGCGCCTTCGATGGTCCAATGGCCGGAGTTGTGCACTCGGGGCGCCAGCTCGTTCGCCAGGAGTCGACCGTCGTGCTCGAAGAGCTCGACCGCGAGCACGCCGACATATTCGAGGTCGTCGAGCAGGCGGTGGGCGATCGACTCGCCAGCAGCCTGGAGTGCCGGCGCCAGATCGGGCGCCGGCGCCCTGCTCTCGCGCAGGATCCCGTCCGCGTGCACGTTCTGGACGAGGGGATAGCACCGCGAGTCGCCGTCGAGGCCGCGCACAGCCAAGACGGAGAGCTCGCGCGTGAACGGGATGCGCCCTTCGAGGATCAGCGGCACGCCGCCGAGTGAGCCCCATGCCGCATCGACGTCGACCGCGTCGTTCAGTGCAAGTTGGCCCTTGCCGTCGTAGCCGCCGCGGCGCGTCTTGAGGATCGCCGGGAGGCCGATCTCGCGCACCGCCGCGTCGAGCCCGGCGCGGTCATCGATCGCCGCGTGCGGCGCCACCTCGATCCCGAGGCGTTCGAAGGTCTGCTTCTCGACCAGCCGGTCCTGGGCCACGTCGAGTGCCCGCGGGTCGGGGCGCACCGGCGCGTGCTTCGCGGCGGCGCGAGCGGCGTCGGCAGGTACGCCCTCCCACTCGTAGGTGACGACGGTCGCGCCCCGCGCCACCTCATGGACCGCGGCGAGGTCACCGAGCTCGCCGACGACGAGGGGGCCGAGCGATCCGGCGGTGGCGTCGGCCGCCGGGTCCAGGAAACGGAAATCGATTCCGATCGGCTGGCCCGCGAGCGCGAGCATTCGACCCAGCTGTCCGCCTCCGAGCACCGAAACGACCGGGGTTTCCACGGAGGTCGTTGCTATCATGGGAATCGCGACAGCGCCGTCGCCGAGGCCCACCCCCGGTCCCATCACGAGCGAGGACGCTGTGCAGCACTCCACCGGCTTCGGCCGGTCCCACACCATGCTCTCTGGCTTGCGACTCCCGCCGTTCAGCGCGCTCCCACCCGCCAGCGGCCTCTACGACCCGCGGTTCGAGCACGACGCCTGCGGCGTGTCGTTCGTGGTGGACATGACCGGCGCGAAGAGCCGCGACATCGTCGACACCGCGCTCGGTGCGCTCTGCAACCTCGACCACCGCGGCGCCTCGGGAGCCGAGGTGAACACTGGCGACGGTGCCGGGATCCTGGTCCAGGTGCCCGACGCCTTCCTGCGCGCCGTGACCCCGTTCGAGCTGCCGCCTGCCGGCGCCTACGGGGTGGGGTTGGCGTTCCTCCCAGCCGACGACGCCGACGCCGAGAAGACGCGCGCCGCGGTCGAGGACCTGGCTGCGGAGGAACGCCTGCAGGTCATCGGGTGGCGCGTGGTTCCGACCGACGACTCGATGATCGGGCCCACCGCGCGCGACGTCATGCCCAGCTTCTGGCATTGCTTCGTGACCGACCGCGACGGGTCGGTCGGCATCGACCTCGACCGCAAGCTGTTCGTGCTGCGCAAGCGGACCGAGCACGAGATCGGCGATGGTCGCTCCGCCTATTTCCCGTCGTTGTCGAGCCGCACGCTCGTCTACAAGGGGATGCTCACGACACCGCAGTTGGCTGGCTTCTTCCCCGAGCTCGGCGACGAACGCATCGAGTCGGCACTCGCGCTGGTGCACAGCCGCTTCTCCACCAACACCTTCCCTTCGTGGCCGCTCGCGCACCCGTACCGCTACCTCGCGCACAACGGCGAGATCAACACACTGCAGGGGAACCGAAACTGGATGCGGGCCCGAGAGGCGCTCATGGCGACGCCGTTGATGCCGGGCCTCGAGCGCTCCTTCCCGGTCATCACTGACGGGGCGTCCGACACCGCCAGCTTCGACGAGTGCTTGGAGCTGCTGCACCTCGGCGGGCGACCCCTCGCGCATGCCGTGCTCATGATGATCCCTGAGGCGTGGGAGAACCACGCCACGATGACCCCGGCCCGGCGCGCGTTCTACCGGTACCACGCGTCGTTGATGGAGCCGTGGGACGGCCCCGCGTCGATCGCGTTCACCGACGGCACGGTGATCGGCGCCGTGCTGGACCGCAACGGATTGCGCCCGAGCCGCTATTGGGTGACCGACGACAGCCGCGTGATCATGGCAAGCGAGACCGGCGTCGTCGACGTCGATCCCGCCCGCGTGGTCAAGAAGGGTCGCCTCCAGCCGGGGCGCATGTTCCTGGTCGACACTTCCTTGGGGCGCATCGTCGACGACGAAGAGATCAAGGCCGACCTCGCGGCGGAGCATCCGTATGAGGAGTGGCTCGAGCAGGGGCTCGTGCATCTCGAAGATCTCCCCGACCGCGAGCACATCGTGTACTCGCATCAATCTGTGCTCCGGCGCCAGGAGACGTTCGGGTACACCCACGAAGAGCTGAAGCTGCTCGTTGCGCCGATGGCGAAGACGGGTGCGGAGGCAATCGGCTCGATGGGCACCGACACGCCGGTCGCCGTGCTCTCCGAGCGTTCGCGGATGCTGTTCGACTACTTCCAACAGCTGTTCGCGCAGGTCACGAACCCACCGCTCGATGCCATCCGCGAGGAGCTGGTGACGTCGCTGTCGTCGACAGTGGGCGCCGAGGGCAACCTGCTCGACCCCCGACCCGAGTCATGTCACCAGATCGCGCTGCCTTTCCCGATCCTGGACAACGACGAGCTGGCCAAGCTCATCCACATCAACGATGACGGGGAGTGGCCGGAGTTCGCGGCGCGGGTCATCTCGGGCCTGTACCCGGTTGCGGGTGGTGGTGCCGCGCTCCGCGAGGCGCTCGACCGTGTGCGCTCGGAAGCGTCGGCGGCGATCGCCGAGGGTGTCACGATCCTCGTGCTCTCGGACCGCGACTCCGATCGCGAGCTGGCACCGATTCCATCGCTGTTGCTCGTCTCCTCGGTCCATCACCACCTCATCCGTGAGCGCACGCGCACGCAGGTCGCCCTCGTCGCAGAGTCGGGCGATGCGCGCGAGGTGCACCACATGGCGCTGCTCACTGGCTACGGGGCCGGTGCCATCAACCCGTACCTGGCCTTCGAGTCGGTTGAGGATCTCATCGCGCAGGACCTGAACGGGCTCGGCGGTATGGATCCGCACACGGCGATCAAGAACTACATCAAGGCTGCGGGCAAGGGTGTGCTCAAGGTGATGTCGAAGATGGGCATCTCCACGATCGCGTCGTATCGCGGCGCGCAGGTGTTCGAAGCGATCGGCCTCGGCTACGACCTCGTCGACGAGTACTTCACCGGGACCGTCTCACGCCTTGGCGGCATCGGGCTGGACCAGCTTGCCGAGGAGGTTGCTCGTCGGCACCGGCGCGCGTACCCGCCGCGGCCAGAAGAGCTGGCTCACCGTGACCTCGACCTCGGCGGCGAGTACCAGTGGCGTCGGGAAGGAGAGTTCCACCTCTTCAACCCCGACACCGTCTTCAAGCTCCAGCACGCGACGCGAGCAAAGCGCTATGACGTCTACAAGGACTACACGCGCCTGGTGGACGATCAGTCCAAGCGTCTTGCGACGCTGCGCGGCTTGTTCACCCTCCGTGAGGGAGTGCGCCCGCCGGTGCCGATCGAGGAAGTCGAGCCGGCGAACGAGATCATGAAGCGCTTCGCCACTGGCGCGATGTCGTACGGGTCGATCTCGAAAGAGGCGCACGAGAACCTGGCGATCGCCATGAACCGCATCGGCGGGAAGTCGAACACCGGCGAGGGCGGTGAGGACGCCGACCGCTACGTCACCGACCCCAACGGCGACCAGCGGCGTTCAGCGATCCACCAGGTGGCGTCGGGCCGCTTCGGTGTGACGTCGGAGTATCTCGTCAACGCCGACGACCTCCAGATCAAGATGGCCCAGGGTGCGAAGCCGGGTGAAGGCGGCCAGCTCCCCGGCCACAAGGTGTACCCGTGGATCGCGCGCACGCGGTACTCGACGCCCGGCGTAGGGCTCATCAGCCCGCCGCCGCACCACGACATCTACTCCATCGAGGACATCAAGCAGCTCATCCACGATCTGAAGAACTCCAACCCCGAGGCGCGTGTAAACGTGAAGCTCGTTGCCCAGGTGGGTGTGGGCACGGTCGCGGCCGGAGTGGCGAAGGCGCACAGCGACGTCGTGCTCATCTCGGGACACGACGGCGGCACGGGCGCGTCGCCGCTCACGTCGATCAAGCATGCCGGTGCGCCCTGGGAGCTCGGCCTGGCCGAGACCCAGCAGACGCTCATGCGCAACGGTCTGCGCGACCGGATCGTGGTCCAGGTCGACGGGCAGCTGAAGACCGGGCGCGACGTGATCAT encodes:
- a CDS encoding 5-(carboxyamino)imidazole ribonucleotide synthase, with the translated sequence METPVVSVLGGGQLGRMLALAGQPIGIDFRFLDPAADATAGSLGPLVVGELGDLAAVHEVARGATVVTYEWEGVPADAARAAAKHAPVRPDPRALDVAQDRLVEKQTFERLGIEVAPHAAIDDRAGLDAAVREIGLPAILKTRRGGYDGKGQLALNDAVDVDAAWGSLGGVPLILEGRIPFTRELSVLAVRGLDGDSRCYPLVQNVHADGILRESRAPAPDLAPALQAAGESIAHRLLDDLEYVGVLAVELFEHDGRLLANELAPRVHNSGHWTIEGADTSQFENHLRAILGMPLGSTEARGYAGMVNCIGTMSDAAAVARVGAAVLHDYQKKPRAGRKLGHITVVADAPDARDAMLLAVRELVEGARSR
- the gltB gene encoding glutamate synthase large subunit, translated to MLSGLRLPPFSALPPASGLYDPRFEHDACGVSFVVDMTGAKSRDIVDTALGALCNLDHRGASGAEVNTGDGAGILVQVPDAFLRAVTPFELPPAGAYGVGLAFLPADDADAEKTRAAVEDLAAEERLQVIGWRVVPTDDSMIGPTARDVMPSFWHCFVTDRDGSVGIDLDRKLFVLRKRTEHEIGDGRSAYFPSLSSRTLVYKGMLTTPQLAGFFPELGDERIESALALVHSRFSTNTFPSWPLAHPYRYLAHNGEINTLQGNRNWMRAREALMATPLMPGLERSFPVITDGASDTASFDECLELLHLGGRPLAHAVLMMIPEAWENHATMTPARRAFYRYHASLMEPWDGPASIAFTDGTVIGAVLDRNGLRPSRYWVTDDSRVIMASETGVVDVDPARVVKKGRLQPGRMFLVDTSLGRIVDDEEIKADLAAEHPYEEWLEQGLVHLEDLPDREHIVYSHQSVLRRQETFGYTHEELKLLVAPMAKTGAEAIGSMGTDTPVAVLSERSRMLFDYFQQLFAQVTNPPLDAIREELVTSLSSTVGAEGNLLDPRPESCHQIALPFPILDNDELAKLIHINDDGEWPEFAARVISGLYPVAGGGAALREALDRVRSEASAAIAEGVTILVLSDRDSDRELAPIPSLLLVSSVHHHLIRERTRTQVALVAESGDAREVHHMALLTGYGAGAINPYLAFESVEDLIAQDLNGLGGMDPHTAIKNYIKAAGKGVLKVMSKMGISTIASYRGAQVFEAIGLGYDLVDEYFTGTVSRLGGIGLDQLAEEVARRHRRAYPPRPEELAHRDLDLGGEYQWRREGEFHLFNPDTVFKLQHATRAKRYDVYKDYTRLVDDQSKRLATLRGLFTLREGVRPPVPIEEVEPANEIMKRFATGAMSYGSISKEAHENLAIAMNRIGGKSNTGEGGEDADRYVTDPNGDQRRSAIHQVASGRFGVTSEYLVNADDLQIKMAQGAKPGEGGQLPGHKVYPWIARTRYSTPGVGLISPPPHHDIYSIEDIKQLIHDLKNSNPEARVNVKLVAQVGVGTVAAGVAKAHSDVVLISGHDGGTGASPLTSIKHAGAPWELGLAETQQTLMRNGLRDRIVVQVDGQLKTGRDVIIAALLGGEEFGFATAPLVVSGCVMMRVCHLDTCPVGIATQNPELRKRFTGKPEFVVNFFEFIAEEVREHLAALGFRSVAEAIGHTEVLDVKDAIDHWKADGLDLSPILVEAENPYEGQTRYCVRGQDHGLERALDQQLIELAQPALTSGQPVEIELPVRNTNRTVGTLLGSEVTRRWGGEGLPDNTIRIHLRGSAGQSFGTFVPRGITLRLEGDANDYTAKGLSGGIVIVHPDREALFAAEDNIVAGNVVLYGATSGEAYFRGMVGERFCVRNSGATAVVEGVGDHGCEYMTGGRVVVLGPTGRNFAAGMSGGIAYVYDPDDRFPALVNYEMVELEPLTDDEREWLRVTVERHRELTGSDVADRLLAQWESEVESFRKVMPQDYKRVLNVMTEAAESGFSEDETLARVMEAAHG